A window of Candidatus Poribacteria bacterium contains these coding sequences:
- a CDS encoding PHP domain-containing protein: MFNANPFHQPGQWYRGNTHSHSTESDGQLPMSERFGAYREAGYDFLVLTDHRKVNDVSAYSTSDFLAISGSEVHPSNPYGGSTYHFVAINIHETLNCAKMHPNAVLDEIKAQGGEAVLCHPYWSGHTITDYLPLQGYFAIEVYNDTCMGIGKGFSEQAWDDLLDRGGPVLGIASDDAHGTEHDCFHGWIMVKAQELTIESIMEALRSGAFYSTLGPEIVDMTLEGGELTVKCSEAQSIVFKAECSRGRRILPPEGELLTEATYSIPNGAKYARVEVTDATGKKAWSNPFFF; the protein is encoded by the coding sequence ATGTTCAACGCGAATCCTTTCCACCAGCCAGGACAATGGTACCGAGGAAACACACATAGCCACAGCACAGAATCTGATGGGCAGCTGCCCATGTCGGAGCGGTTCGGTGCCTATCGTGAAGCGGGTTACGATTTTCTGGTATTGACAGACCACCGTAAAGTCAACGATGTAAGTGCTTATAGCACGTCAGATTTTTTGGCAATCTCAGGTAGCGAAGTGCATCCGTCGAATCCATATGGTGGCTCGACGTATCACTTTGTCGCTATTAATATTCATGAGACGCTGAATTGTGCAAAGATGCATCCGAACGCAGTGCTTGATGAAATTAAAGCGCAGGGTGGTGAAGCCGTTTTATGTCATCCGTATTGGTCTGGACACACGATTACGGATTATTTGCCATTGCAGGGTTATTTCGCGATTGAAGTCTACAACGACACCTGCATGGGTATCGGCAAAGGCTTTTCCGAGCAGGCATGGGATGATTTACTCGATAGAGGCGGACCTGTTCTTGGAATCGCCTCGGACGATGCACACGGCACCGAACACGACTGCTTCCACGGATGGATTATGGTAAAGGCGCAGGAACTAACGATTGAGAGTATCATGGAAGCACTCCGGTCAGGCGCGTTCTATTCCACACTCGGACCCGAAATTGTGGATATGACGTTAGAGGGTGGCGAATTAACGGTTAAATGTTCAGAGGCGCAATCAATTGTCTTCAAAGCCGAGTGCAGTCGGGGTCGACGCATTCTGCCTCCAGAGGGTGAGCTGCTGACCGAAGCGACATATAGCATTCCGAATGGCGCGAAATACGCCCGTGTTGAAGTAACAGACGCAACAGGTAAGAAGGCCTGGTCGAACCCGTTTTTCTTTTAA